The following coding sequences lie in one Eriocheir sinensis breed Jianghai 21 chromosome 19, ASM2467909v1, whole genome shotgun sequence genomic window:
- the LOC127000901 gene encoding dynein light chain Tctex-type 1-like, with protein MEDVSQSEEHQFVVDEVSTIIKESIETVIGGNAYTSAKVNNWTSQVVENVLGNLSKLNKAFKYIVSCVIMQKNGAGLHTASSCYWNNDTDGSCTVRWENKTMYCIVSVFGLAL; from the exons ATGGAGGACGTCAGCCAGAGCGAGGAG cATCAGTTCGTGGTGGATGAAGTGAGCACCATCATCAAGGAGAGCATCGAGACAGTGATCGGCGGCAACGCCTACACCAGCGCCAAGGTCAACAATTGGACGTCGCAGGTGGTGGAGAATGTGCTCGGGAACCTCTCCAAGCTCAACAAGGCCTTCAAGTACATCG TGTCATGCGTCATCATGCAGAAGAACGGAGCCGGCCTGCACACGGCCAGCTCCTGCTACTGGAACAACGACACGGACGGCTCCTGCACCGTGCGTTGGGAAAACAAGACCATGTACTGCATCGTCTCCGTCTTTGGACTGGCGCTCTAG